A portion of the Leptospirales bacterium genome contains these proteins:
- a CDS encoding recombination regulator RecX, which yields MLFDPGLKELLERVLPRLEPYLAVRERSSGEVRDRLRLRKLCEAEERDRIIDYLASEGMINDRRFTANRVRYRLDNGYGPAFIRDDLHKLKVERAVVDECLRDLGPEAIQLAAQKAALKAARQARDPLKLVGRLMRRGFSMNDLRGIEALDGLPAAMRDRAARQNRRQQPEDEL from the coding sequence GTGCTGTTCGATCCGGGATTGAAGGAGCTGCTCGAACGTGTTCTGCCCAGGCTGGAGCCGTACCTGGCGGTCCGCGAGCGCAGCAGCGGCGAAGTGCGCGATCGTCTGCGACTGCGTAAGCTATGCGAAGCAGAGGAGCGGGATCGCATCATTGACTATCTGGCCAGCGAAGGGATGATCAATGATCGGCGTTTTACGGCCAATCGCGTTCGCTACCGTCTGGACAACGGATATGGTCCGGCCTTTATACGCGATGATTTGCACAAACTGAAAGTGGAACGCGCAGTAGTGGATGAATGTCTGCGCGATCTGGGACCGGAGGCGATTCAGCTTGCAGCCCAGAAGGCCGCGTTGAAGGCCGCGCGGCAGGCGAGGGATCCGCTGAAACTGGTGGGACGCCTGATGCGGCGCGGTTTTTCGATGAATGATCTTCGTGGCATTGAAGCGCTTGACGGCCTTCCGGCGGCAATGCGCGATCGAGCTGCGCGCCAGAATCGGCGCCAGCAACCGGAGGACGAATTATGA
- a CDS encoding citrate synthase: MDGKSYEFPIVESVAGPGGIDFSELFTQSGRYSYDPSLNSTAVTQSSITWVDPSGKLHYRGYDVADLVERSSFVETSYLLAGGELPSEAEYEEYSRSLSRHSMIHESMRNFFDAFPGDAHPLAILATMVTALSSYYPHSYEDHFKMGIDVKARLLAKVRTLAAWAYKKSIGQPVIYPRDELPYCSNFLNMMFAVPSGDTQVAPEDERILNQILILYSDHEQNVATSTVVMVGSTRANLFVSINAGISAIWGQREANYRMLPRPMLQHMISNGLTAERYFEPFLRGEERLQSPAFGHRKYRIEDPRAILSRRLFKEYIASHPRASSDPIIQKALEVESYMLGHPFFQKMKLYPNLDFYSAMIFHLLGIPPNMNNVIRVIGKMSGWLAHWQEQRQNEQKGMRPQQIYSGSMPRTYPADRPRLRP, encoded by the coding sequence ATGGACGGGAAGTCCTATGAATTTCCCATTGTGGAATCGGTTGCTGGTCCGGGAGGCATCGATTTCAGCGAACTGTTCACACAAAGCGGCCGCTATTCCTACGATCCTTCACTCAACAGCACCGCCGTTACGCAAAGTTCAATCACCTGGGTTGATCCGTCGGGAAAGCTGCACTATCGCGGCTACGATGTTGCTGACCTTGTGGAGCGCTCTTCTTTTGTCGAAACCTCCTATTTGCTGGCCGGCGGCGAGCTGCCCAGTGAAGCGGAATACGAAGAGTACTCGCGCTCATTGTCGCGGCATTCGATGATCCATGAATCGATGCGCAACTTTTTCGACGCCTTTCCGGGCGATGCGCACCCGCTGGCAATCCTGGCTACGATGGTAACCGCGCTTTCCAGCTACTACCCGCACAGCTACGAGGACCACTTCAAGATGGGCATTGACGTCAAGGCGCGTCTGCTGGCAAAAGTGCGCACCCTGGCCGCCTGGGCCTACAAGAAATCCATCGGGCAGCCCGTCATCTATCCCCGCGATGAATTGCCCTACTGCTCCAACTTCCTGAACATGATGTTTGCCGTTCCCTCCGGCGATACGCAGGTCGCTCCCGAAGATGAACGCATCCTGAATCAAATCTTGATATTGTACAGCGACCATGAGCAAAACGTCGCCACCTCCACCGTCGTCATGGTCGGCAGCACGCGCGCCAATCTGTTTGTTTCTATCAATGCCGGCATCTCCGCCATCTGGGGTCAGCGCGAGGCCAACTATCGCATGCTGCCGCGCCCAATGCTGCAGCATATGATCAGCAATGGACTGACGGCGGAGCGCTACTTCGAACCCTTCCTGCGCGGAGAAGAGCGACTGCAATCGCCGGCCTTTGGGCACCGCAAGTACCGCATTGAAGATCCGCGCGCGATCCTCAGCCGTCGTCTCTTCAAAGAATATATTGCCAGTCATCCAAGAGCCAGCAGCGATCCAATCATCCAAAAGGCGCTGGAAGTTGAATCGTATATGCTGGGTCATCCCTTCTTTCAGAAGATGAAGCTATATCCGAATCTTGATTTCTATTCGGCGATGATCTTCCACCTGCTTGGCATTCCGCCCAACATGAACAATGTGATTCGCGTCATCGGCAAGATGAGCGGTTGGCTGGCACACTGGCAGGAACAGCGTCAAAACGAACAAAAGGGCATGCGTCCACAGCAGATCTACAGTGGATCGATGCCGCGAACCTATCCCGCAGATCGTCCGCGCTTGCGCCCCTGA
- a CDS encoding 7TM-DISM domain-containing protein, whose translation MSPRRLLLVAALTFYAGGALQADDRYRVELNDWRFLDHDLPGASDPSLDDRGWKQIHLPANLARAGARSGQPLWLRCELSLSAPRDVNLALHLGPVYDTDEVYLNGQLIGSAAQSGLRGYGRPRLYGLPAVLLQSGRNVLAIKIQGQFSNSLGLRGAPVIDETESAQWNFWRSQIQLLTFAGLYLAVGIFFSVLHFKLPELREFRWFGILAALLGLQQFLVNESRFSLWDSFLTFKLLEQLCYVASPLVYFLFHISFFKAQAIVIGFGERRVEFRPRTPGLIYALISGAAAAAILLTMNPVRWDGIISVWFPLNLPFFVYFAGDAFARALKRLQRDAILLSLALAVMMLATVHFFAVERGLVEGPHYFSEGVLSFILITAFALTYRLIDLQMEVDRRSRRLDSVNALRDRVFAYIFTFVRNPARELIAGIQQALQSVDDRRSWNEKSATLSAAVDDLQSNLDDILELSRLEVISEPEFLEKVNFRDFITAVIPQGVITHHVKVHPAIVLNTSLELVNSLVIRLIDFPGFKDYRNIDLIITSDLKAHVHFRFMLFHNNVKQTRHLYDILTDPAVERGQLWVKWAIVREIIRILAGQMEVSIINRKFLRIDIELTGELPDALPGESRQAVDQIFIRPRQSDSLSPAGTPEALALSSARGSGGQASPPLPRFHARMTMGELGAYLRARFARRR comes from the coding sequence ATGAGCCCAAGGCGGCTGCTCCTCGTTGCGGCGCTGACCTTCTATGCCGGCGGCGCCCTGCAGGCGGACGATCGTTATCGCGTCGAGCTCAACGATTGGCGTTTTTTAGACCATGACCTGCCGGGCGCCAGCGACCCGAGCCTGGATGATCGCGGCTGGAAGCAAATTCATCTGCCGGCCAATTTGGCCCGCGCCGGCGCACGTTCCGGGCAGCCGCTGTGGCTGCGCTGCGAGCTCTCCTTGAGCGCGCCCCGCGACGTAAATCTTGCGTTGCACCTGGGACCGGTCTACGATACGGACGAAGTCTACTTGAATGGACAATTGATTGGCAGCGCCGCACAGTCGGGCCTGCGCGGATACGGTCGCCCCCGTCTCTACGGGCTTCCCGCAGTTCTGCTGCAGAGCGGACGGAATGTTCTAGCCATCAAGATTCAAGGACAGTTTTCGAATAGCCTGGGTCTGCGAGGCGCTCCGGTAATCGACGAGACCGAAAGTGCGCAGTGGAATTTCTGGCGCTCCCAGATCCAGCTGTTGACCTTCGCCGGACTGTATCTAGCGGTTGGGATATTTTTTTCAGTCTTGCACTTCAAACTGCCGGAGTTGCGCGAGTTTCGCTGGTTTGGCATTCTCGCAGCGCTTCTCGGATTGCAGCAATTTTTGGTCAACGAATCCCGCTTCAGTCTGTGGGACTCCTTCCTCACTTTCAAGCTGCTGGAACAGCTTTGCTATGTCGCCAGCCCGCTGGTTTACTTTCTTTTTCACATCAGCTTTTTCAAGGCGCAAGCCATCGTCATCGGCTTCGGCGAGCGGCGCGTGGAATTTCGGCCGCGGACGCCTGGACTGATCTACGCTTTGATCAGCGGCGCGGCGGCGGCGGCCATTCTTCTGACCATGAACCCGGTGCGCTGGGATGGTATCATTTCCGTCTGGTTTCCTTTGAATCTGCCCTTTTTTGTCTACTTTGCAGGAGATGCTTTTGCCAGGGCATTAAAAAGGCTGCAGCGCGATGCCATCCTTCTGTCTCTGGCGCTGGCAGTGATGATGCTGGCCACCGTGCACTTTTTTGCGGTGGAACGCGGGCTTGTCGAAGGCCCGCACTATTTCAGCGAAGGCGTTCTCAGTTTTATTCTGATCACCGCCTTTGCCTTAACCTACCGCCTGATTGATTTGCAGATGGAAGTCGATCGACGCAGCCGACGTCTGGACTCCGTCAATGCCCTGCGCGACAGGGTCTTCGCCTACATCTTCACTTTTGTACGCAATCCAGCGCGCGAGCTGATAGCTGGCATCCAGCAGGCGCTGCAATCAGTGGACGATCGCCGCAGCTGGAATGAAAAAAGCGCAACGCTGAGCGCTGCAGTAGACGATCTGCAGAGCAACCTGGATGATATCCTGGAACTTTCGCGCCTGGAAGTGATTTCCGAGCCGGAATTCCTGGAAAAGGTGAACTTTCGTGACTTTATTACGGCAGTGATTCCACAGGGAGTCATCACGCACCATGTAAAGGTGCACCCTGCCATTGTCTTGAACACCAGCCTTGAGCTGGTCAATTCGCTGGTCATTCGACTGATTGACTTTCCTGGCTTTAAGGACTATCGCAACATCGATTTGATCATCACCTCCGACCTCAAGGCTCATGTTCACTTTCGATTCATGCTCTTCCACAATAACGTAAAGCAAACCCGTCACCTCTATGACATTCTTACTGATCCGGCAGTGGAGCGCGGACAGCTATGGGTGAAGTGGGCGATCGTTCGCGAGATCATCCGAATCCTTGCCGGGCAAATGGAGGTCAGCATTATCAACCGAAAATTCCTGCGCATCGACATTGAGCTGACCGGCGAATTGCCGGACGCCCTCCCTGGCGAAAGTCGGCAGGCCGTGGATCAAATCTTCATTCGACCTCGCCAGAGCGATTCGCTTTCTCCGGCCGGAACTCCAGAAGCGCTGGCTTTGAGTTCCGCGAGGGGTTCCGGCGGGCAGGCCTCGCCTCCCCTGCCTCGATTTCACGCGCGTATGACCATGGGCGAGCTGGGCGCTTATCTGCGCGCGCGCTTTGCGCGTCGTCGCTAA
- a CDS encoding sensor histidine kinase, whose product MPRCRSASLPGGPLTWLLALAALCAAPVGLSAACPEAQLSDGQSALSLAGAWRLQSAPGAQEIPADWTRVEFDDSAWRLAAAPADFRALKLKPPAQGLSVFLRCRIQLAGPPPAGAALFLDSIEEADAVFFNGVQVGETGSLAGRRVDIERRRLYALPATLWQEGPNVIAIRVFATTGDGGLRFEPRLVDQLSQAKTLALRDLPTIVFSWSYVLVAAFFGLFYLFFWRQQANLYFALFSLSLGMYNLIRTQIRYEWFDSFVASYKTELALLFSLPVFFLEYLHHATNARRKLPVLALYGAYALLLTGDLLFGASARAWKLLININLVLIVAALALTAWTFLRNYAAHRDRLRFLLVGFVVLLPVVVWDILSTLNIHPYPRLLVYGFAAFLLFASLQLSDTILQLYGNIKEQEQELRLLEKRKTRSIFNISSEFTAILSGLREGLGAEESSRKRGNRSGAHDRLRSSALNLDNLVQDSRLLHLLESGEYHPRLGRFSLNKLVAEQIARALLATEQPQSRIRSKLPDEENEAESDAELLAAALYHLVENALLYSTGKVEVGAERIGGQLLLQVRDEGPGMNAHQQQAVFQKFVRNTPDDDSAPPGSGVGLTIVREIADVLEGEIKLEGGGYFSTLTLRVPEKQAR is encoded by the coding sequence ATGCCCCGCTGTCGCTCAGCATCCTTGCCAGGCGGACCGCTGACGTGGCTCCTGGCCCTGGCGGCGCTCTGTGCAGCGCCAGTTGGCCTATCCGCTGCTTGCCCCGAGGCGCAGTTGAGCGACGGTCAAAGCGCACTCTCTCTTGCCGGCGCATGGCGCTTGCAGAGCGCACCGGGCGCCCAGGAAATTCCGGCAGACTGGACGCGCGTCGAATTCGACGATAGCGCCTGGCGCCTGGCGGCCGCACCCGCCGATTTCCGGGCGTTGAAACTCAAACCGCCGGCCCAGGGACTCAGCGTCTTCTTACGCTGCCGCATCCAGCTTGCCGGACCGCCTCCCGCAGGCGCCGCCCTGTTCCTGGATTCAATCGAAGAGGCCGACGCCGTGTTCTTCAATGGCGTTCAGGTTGGCGAAACAGGATCGCTTGCCGGACGTCGCGTTGATATTGAGCGCCGACGATTGTACGCCCTGCCCGCTACGCTCTGGCAAGAAGGACCGAACGTGATTGCCATTCGGGTTTTTGCGACGACTGGCGACGGCGGGCTGCGCTTCGAACCACGTCTCGTAGATCAGCTGTCCCAGGCAAAAACTCTGGCGCTTCGCGACCTGCCGACTATTGTCTTCAGCTGGAGCTACGTGCTGGTGGCAGCCTTCTTTGGGTTGTTCTATTTGTTTTTCTGGAGGCAGCAGGCCAATCTCTATTTCGCACTCTTCTCCCTCTCGCTTGGGATGTACAATTTGATTCGTACGCAAATCCGCTACGAGTGGTTTGATAGCTTCGTTGCATCCTACAAGACGGAGCTGGCGCTGTTGTTCTCTTTGCCGGTATTTTTTCTGGAGTACCTGCATCATGCAACAAATGCGCGGCGCAAATTGCCGGTCCTGGCGCTGTATGGCGCCTACGCACTGCTCCTCACCGGCGATCTTCTGTTTGGCGCCAGCGCCCGCGCGTGGAAACTCCTGATCAATATCAATCTCGTTTTGATTGTCGCCGCGCTGGCGCTGACTGCGTGGACCTTCTTGCGCAATTATGCTGCGCACCGCGATCGGCTGCGCTTTTTGCTGGTTGGATTTGTTGTGCTGCTGCCAGTAGTTGTCTGGGACATTTTGTCCACGCTCAATATTCACCCCTATCCCAGGCTCTTGGTATACGGCTTTGCCGCTTTCTTGCTCTTTGCATCGTTGCAGCTTTCGGATACGATACTGCAGCTCTACGGCAATATCAAGGAGCAGGAGCAAGAGTTGCGGCTGCTGGAAAAACGGAAGACGCGATCCATATTCAACATATCAAGCGAGTTTACGGCCATACTCAGCGGACTGCGCGAAGGTCTGGGCGCCGAGGAATCGTCAAGGAAACGTGGAAATCGAAGCGGCGCTCACGATCGACTGCGCTCTTCAGCGCTGAACCTGGACAACCTGGTTCAGGACAGTCGACTTCTTCATTTGCTGGAATCCGGAGAGTACCATCCGCGGCTCGGCCGCTTCAGCCTGAACAAACTCGTCGCGGAGCAGATTGCCCGGGCCTTGCTGGCGACTGAGCAACCGCAGAGCCGAATTCGAAGCAAACTGCCCGATGAAGAAAACGAGGCGGAAAGCGACGCCGAGCTGCTGGCCGCCGCGCTCTACCACCTGGTGGAAAATGCGCTGCTGTATTCCACGGGCAAAGTTGAGGTCGGCGCGGAGCGCATCGGCGGCCAGCTATTGCTGCAGGTGCGCGATGAAGGTCCAGGCATGAACGCACATCAGCAGCAGGCGGTATTTCAGAAATTTGTCCGCAATACTCCAGACGATGACTCTGCGCCTCCCGGTAGCGGCGTCGGTCTGACCATTGTCCGTGAAATTGCTGATGTTCTTGAGGGAGAAATCAAGCTCGAGGGCGGCGGCTACTTTTCAACCCTGACCCTGCGCGTTCCGGAGAAACAGGCGCGATGA
- the rsgA gene encoding ribosome small subunit-dependent GTPase A: MQARCASYELMTYRGDGRERPMSDPLALISCVYGAYYSLLCLPELTTEYRARPRGRLRLPHAERESRADFRERHRLAVGDEVRYALPPGEKEAWITDLLPRRNVLYRGAGRELQSLGANLDLALVVLSLASPPPRWGFVDRFLASASEAGVPAGIVFTKTDQIAEDSPDIEVMIEVYRKLCYPVWRLDARGGAQWQPVLEELKSRLCNCTTLLAGHSGAGKSTLLNSLAGRPLQRIGEISAATGKGRHTTTNAALHLFDRCRLIDTPGVREWGIHHLSREQILLSFPELRSLADECEFHDCQHLPESRGCQLQQRLQLSRQRALDYYQDPEREDAALEQSLPPFEAELVHPERYHSLALMLSNHGLIDRIRMGDYIRATGRVRSGKLRGFQGGE, from the coding sequence ATGCAGGCGCGCTGCGCGAGCTACGAACTGATGACCTACCGCGGCGATGGACGCGAGCGCCCGATGAGTGATCCATTGGCGCTGATCAGCTGCGTCTACGGGGCCTACTATTCCCTGCTGTGCCTGCCAGAATTGACGACCGAGTACCGAGCTCGCCCGCGGGGGCGTTTGCGTTTGCCCCATGCCGAACGGGAATCGCGCGCTGACTTTCGCGAACGTCACCGTCTGGCAGTTGGCGATGAAGTACGCTATGCGCTGCCGCCAGGGGAGAAGGAAGCCTGGATTACAGATTTGCTGCCGCGGCGCAACGTTCTTTATCGCGGCGCCGGTCGCGAGCTGCAGTCGCTTGGCGCCAATCTGGATCTGGCGCTGGTTGTGCTCAGCCTGGCGAGTCCGCCGCCACGCTGGGGATTCGTGGATCGTTTCCTGGCCTCTGCCAGCGAAGCGGGCGTGCCGGCTGGCATTGTATTCACCAAGACCGATCAGATCGCCGAAGATTCGCCGGACATTGAGGTCATGATTGAGGTTTACCGCAAACTTTGCTATCCAGTTTGGCGACTTGATGCGCGCGGCGGCGCGCAGTGGCAGCCAGTGCTCGAAGAGCTTAAGTCCCGTCTTTGCAATTGCACTACGCTTTTGGCCGGACACTCCGGCGCTGGCAAATCAACGTTGCTGAATAGCCTCGCAGGACGACCGCTGCAACGCATCGGCGAAATCAGTGCGGCCACCGGCAAAGGTCGACATACCACGACCAACGCGGCGCTGCATCTCTTTGACCGCTGTCGCCTGATTGATACGCCGGGGGTTCGCGAGTGGGGCATCCACCATCTGAGCCGTGAGCAGATTCTGCTGAGTTTTCCAGAACTCCGCTCCCTCGCTGATGAATGCGAATTCCACGATTGTCAACACCTGCCGGAATCGCGGGGCTGTCAGTTGCAGCAGCGATTGCAACTCTCGCGCCAGCGAGCGCTGGATTACTATCAGGATCCTGAGCGCGAGGATGCCGCGCTCGAGCAAAGCCTGCCGCCCTTTGAGGCGGAGTTGGTTCACCCGGAGCGCTACCACTCGCTGGCGCTGATGCTATCGAATCACGGATTGATCGACCGTATCCGGATGGGCGACTACATTCGGGCCACCGGCCGGGTGCGCAGCGGCAAACTGCGCGGATTCCAGGGCGGCGAATAA
- a CDS encoding histidine kinase has protein sequence MNLDQFKRELIQIRPTREVCGILLRFLEEQTDARRCGICLWDEGSGAFEVFPEGSAPVHRFMVFDPFLLHISDDDRIYWRGQIDSLPWSAGCSAQDALRFMDALQADLVLPLALNQSLVGAVFLQLKAEIIVEETRQRLEAAITEGRSLAAMALSNSILYARLEGILGHLEEKVRERTRELETAQSQLVQSEKMAMLGVMSAGVAHEINTPASVIQGGLENLRKNLDRIIDGALHLSESFSEDRRTQSFRAIRLAAAMAQGELRAPRDAFRRKRELSALLQQAALPRAAEFSALFVESGLSAAAGGDPNTFDALLQSDLIAALQAALSGASDDECSRLYALLAEAVHAARNLDNSSRAVRSVSRIVRALKHYSHLDQSAQLDIDIHDGIENTLVIVGSVMRGTVQLERHFSEVPLVSGNPDELNQVWTNLLTNAYQALKGARDATIVITTREAQLWGASAVQVSIADNGPGIAPDILSRIWDPFFTTKDQGEGSGLGLGIVKGIVEKHKGRIEARSTPGAGAEFIVSLPAASSANQST, from the coding sequence ATGAATCTCGATCAGTTCAAGCGCGAACTCATTCAGATACGGCCGACGCGCGAGGTTTGCGGCATTCTCTTGCGTTTCCTGGAAGAGCAAACCGATGCTCGTCGCTGCGGAATCTGTCTCTGGGATGAGGGCAGCGGCGCCTTCGAGGTTTTTCCGGAGGGTTCTGCGCCTGTCCATCGCTTCATGGTTTTTGATCCGTTTCTGCTGCATATTTCAGATGACGATCGGATCTACTGGCGCGGCCAGATTGATAGCCTTCCGTGGTCCGCCGGCTGCAGCGCCCAGGATGCATTGCGCTTTATGGATGCGTTGCAGGCCGATCTGGTGCTGCCCCTGGCGCTCAATCAGTCCCTGGTTGGCGCAGTCTTCCTGCAGTTGAAAGCCGAAATCATCGTCGAAGAGACGCGCCAGCGTCTGGAAGCGGCAATTACCGAGGGGCGATCGCTGGCTGCAATGGCGCTTTCCAACTCGATTCTCTACGCCCGGCTGGAGGGAATTCTCGGTCACCTGGAAGAAAAGGTGCGGGAGCGCACTCGCGAATTGGAGACAGCGCAATCGCAGCTGGTGCAATCAGAAAAAATGGCAATGCTGGGCGTCATGTCGGCAGGCGTGGCGCACGAGATCAACACGCCTGCCAGCGTCATTCAAGGCGGCCTGGAGAATCTGCGTAAGAACCTGGATCGTATCATTGATGGCGCCCTGCATCTGAGCGAGAGCTTCAGTGAAGATCGCCGAACGCAGAGCTTTCGCGCCATACGTCTGGCGGCGGCGATGGCCCAGGGCGAGCTGCGTGCGCCGCGCGACGCTTTCCGGCGCAAACGCGAATTGAGCGCACTGCTGCAGCAGGCGGCCTTGCCGCGCGCCGCAGAATTTTCGGCGCTTTTTGTGGAAAGCGGACTCAGCGCCGCCGCCGGCGGCGACCCCAATACGTTTGATGCCTTGCTGCAGTCGGATTTGATTGCCGCTCTACAGGCGGCATTGTCCGGCGCCAGCGATGATGAATGTTCGCGTCTCTATGCACTGCTGGCCGAAGCGGTTCACGCCGCGCGCAATCTGGATAACAGTTCGCGCGCCGTGCGCAGTGTCAGTCGCATTGTGCGGGCGCTGAAGCATTACTCGCATCTGGATCAAAGCGCTCAGTTGGACATCGATATCCACGATGGCATTGAAAACACCCTGGTAATTGTTGGCAGCGTAATGCGCGGGACCGTGCAGCTGGAACGCCACTTCAGCGAAGTTCCGCTGGTCTCCGGCAATCCGGACGAACTGAACCAGGTTTGGACGAACCTCCTGACCAACGCTTACCAGGCATTGAAAGGCGCCCGCGACGCAACCATTGTGATAACAACCCGCGAAGCACAATTGTGGGGCGCGTCCGCTGTCCAGGTCAGTATTGCCGACAACGGTCCTGGAATTGCGCCGGATATTCTCTCGCGAATCTGGGATCCCTTTTTCACAACCAAGGATCAAGGCGAGGGCAGCGGACTGGGACTTGGTATTGTCAAGGGCATCGTCGAGAAGCACAAGGGACGGATTGAAGCGCGTTCAACGCCAGGCGCCGGCGCCGAATTCATTGTCAGCCTGCCGGCTGCGTCCTCTGCCAATCAGTCGACTTGA
- a CDS encoding class I SAM-dependent rRNA methyltransferase has protein sequence MEEPGDAPPLILRPGRERSILDRHPWIFSGAVRRSPPAADGAIVAVQSAEGKSLGYGFFHPEASLACRMFLFGEGPLPPINELWQSRLTRALQFRQAQPDHQPRAFRLCNAESDGLPGLIVDILGACAAVQFRESAMISCAQTVVEFLRGALAIDCILDRSGEERRTEKRTQSLFGPTPDEIVIEENGFRYLLDLLHTQKTGFYLDQKENRKIFERYASGRRTLDAFCYSGSFSLHALRGGASAALSLDASPRALEDCQRNVRENFGDESRHHVVRADALAWLRESAESFDLISLDPPAFARTRAALDQALRGYREINLQALRRLAPGGFLFTYSCSQYVTPDLFQKVLFQAARDSGREARVIQRLTAAADHPFSLFHPEGEYLKGLLIQVD, from the coding sequence TTGGAGGAACCCGGCGATGCGCCGCCATTGATTTTGCGCCCCGGTCGGGAACGCTCCATCCTCGACCGTCATCCCTGGATATTTTCAGGCGCTGTTCGTCGCTCGCCGCCGGCGGCCGATGGCGCAATCGTCGCCGTTCAAAGCGCAGAAGGCAAGAGCCTCGGCTACGGCTTCTTTCATCCAGAGGCCAGCCTTGCCTGCCGCATGTTCCTTTTTGGCGAAGGGCCCTTGCCGCCAATCAATGAACTCTGGCAATCGCGCCTCACACGGGCGCTACAATTTCGGCAAGCGCAGCCCGATCATCAGCCGCGGGCATTTCGGCTGTGCAATGCAGAGAGCGACGGACTGCCTGGACTGATCGTCGATATCCTGGGCGCCTGCGCCGCCGTTCAGTTTCGCGAAAGCGCGATGATCTCCTGCGCGCAGACGGTGGTCGAATTTCTGCGCGGCGCGCTGGCTATCGATTGCATCCTTGATCGTAGCGGCGAGGAACGGCGGACAGAAAAGCGAACGCAGAGTCTGTTTGGCCCGACGCCCGACGAAATCGTGATCGAAGAAAACGGCTTCCGCTATTTGTTGGATCTTCTGCACACCCAGAAAACCGGTTTCTACCTGGACCAGAAGGAAAATCGAAAAATCTTTGAGCGTTATGCCTCGGGGCGGAGAACCCTGGATGCCTTTTGCTACTCCGGCAGTTTCAGCCTGCATGCGCTGCGCGGCGGGGCCAGTGCAGCGCTCTCTCTGGATGCTTCGCCGCGGGCCCTGGAAGACTGCCAGCGCAACGTCCGGGAGAACTTTGGCGATGAAAGTCGCCACCACGTGGTCCGCGCCGACGCCCTGGCCTGGCTGCGCGAGTCGGCCGAGTCCTTTGATTTGATCTCGCTTGATCCGCCGGCCTTCGCCAGAACGCGGGCGGCGCTCGATCAAGCGTTGCGCGGTTATCGTGAAATCAATCTGCAGGCGCTGCGCAGGCTGGCGCCCGGCGGCTTTCTGTTCACCTATTCCTGTTCGCAGTACGTGACGCCGGATCTCTTTCAGAAGGTATTGTTTCAGGCGGCGCGCGATTCCGGACGCGAGGCGCGCGTAATACAGCGGCTGACCGCCGCAGCGGATCATCCTTTCAGTCTTTTTCACCCGGAGGGAGAATACCTCAAAGGCCTTCTGATTCAAGTCGACTGA